Proteins encoded together in one Bacteroides zoogleoformans window:
- the xylA gene encoding xylose isomerase: MTTKEYFPGIGKIKFEGKESMNPMAFRYYDAEKVVMGKKMKDWLKFAMAWWHTLCAEGGDQFGGGTKKFPWNGEADKVQAAKNKMDAGFEFMQKMGIEYYCFHDIDLCDEADSIEEYEANLKAIVAYAKQKQAETGIKLLWGTANVFSHARYMNGAATNPDFDVVARAAVQIKNAIDATIELGGTNYVFWGGREGYMSLLNTDQKREKEHLARMLTLARDYARSKGFTGTFLIEPKPMEPSKHQYDVDTETVIGFLKDHNLDKDFKVNIEVNHATLAGHTFEHELAVAVDNGMLGSIDANRGDYQNGWDTDQFPIDNFELIQAMMQIIRNDGLGNGGTNFDAKTRRNSTDLEDIFIAHIAGMDAMARALESAAKLLEESPYKKMLADRYASFDSGKGKEFEEGKLTLEEVVAYAKVNGEPKQTSGKQELYEAIVNMYC; encoded by the coding sequence ATGACAACAAAAGAGTATTTTCCCGGAATAGGAAAAATCAAGTTCGAAGGTAAAGAGAGTATGAACCCGATGGCATTCCGTTATTACGATGCCGAGAAAGTAGTCATGGGTAAGAAGATGAAAGATTGGCTGAAGTTTGCCATGGCATGGTGGCACACTCTCTGCGCAGAAGGTGGTGACCAGTTCGGCGGCGGCACGAAGAAATTTCCTTGGAACGGCGAGGCCGACAAGGTACAAGCTGCCAAGAACAAGATGGATGCCGGTTTTGAGTTCATGCAGAAAATGGGTATCGAATATTATTGCTTCCACGACATAGACCTCTGCGACGAAGCCGATAGTATCGAGGAATACGAAGCCAATCTGAAAGCTATTGTGGCATACGCCAAACAGAAACAAGCCGAAACAGGCATCAAACTGCTGTGGGGTACTGCCAACGTATTCAGCCATGCGCGCTACATGAACGGTGCCGCAACCAATCCGGATTTCGATGTGGTGGCACGTGCTGCCGTTCAAATCAAGAATGCCATCGATGCAACTATCGAGTTGGGCGGTACGAACTATGTATTCTGGGGCGGACGTGAAGGCTATATGTCACTGCTGAATACCGACCAGAAACGTGAAAAGGAACACCTTGCACGAATGTTGACTCTGGCACGCGACTACGCCCGCAGCAAAGGCTTCACCGGTACTTTCCTGATTGAGCCTAAACCGATGGAACCCTCCAAACATCAATATGATGTGGATACCGAAACTGTTATCGGTTTCCTGAAGGATCATAACTTAGATAAGGATTTCAAAGTGAACATTGAGGTGAATCACGCCACACTGGCGGGTCATACTTTTGAGCACGAATTGGCCGTAGCCGTTGACAATGGTATGTTGGGCTCTATTGATGCCAACCGCGGTGACTACCAGAACGGATGGGATACCGACCAATTCCCCATTGACAACTTTGAGCTGATACAGGCCATGATGCAAATTATTCGTAACGATGGTTTGGGTAACGGTGGTACGAACTTCGACGCCAAGACCCGCCGTAACTCTACCGATTTGGAAGACATCTTCATCGCACACATCGCAGGTATGGATGCCATGGCGCGCGCCCTTGAAAGTGCAGCCAAGTTGTTGGAGGAATCTCCTTACAAGAAGATGTTGGCCGACCGCTATGCTTCATTTGACTCCGGCAAAGGAAAAGAGTTTGAAGAAGGCAAGCTGACATTAGAAGAAGTGGTAGCATACGCCAAAGTCAACGGCGAACCCAAACAGACCAGCGGTAAGCAAGAGTTGTATGAAGCAATCGTAAACATGTATTGCTAA
- the xylE gene encoding D-xylose transporter XylE, whose translation MNNTENGSKVYLFSIVLVAVIGGLLFGYDTAVISGAEKGLQAFFMGAEFEYTDTMHGITSSSALIGCILGSAISGFLASNLGRKRSLFIAGVLFLLSALGSYYPEFLFFERGVPSYPLLIAFNLYRILGGIGVGLASAICPMYIAEIAPSNIRGTLVSWNQFAIIFGQLVVYFVNFLILGNHANPVIDLVNGVNQIMNPDAAAWTIDTGWRLMFVSEAVPAGLFALLVLFVPETPRYLALCGKDVKALHVLSRINGLAQAKIILSEIKATAEEKTEKLFTYGWMVIFIGIMLSVFQQAVGINAVLYFAPRIFHTMGMGNPMVQTVIMGVINILFTLLAVFTVEKWGRKPLLISGSIGMAIGACGVALCNFATGVPSIFPVVSIMVYSASFMFSWGPICWVLIAEIFPNTIRGAAVAIAVAFQWIFNFIVSSTFVPMYNMRLGEMGDKFGHMFAYALYGIICVVAAIFVWKLVPETKGKTLEDMTQLWKNRKK comes from the coding sequence ATGAACAATACAGAAAACGGTAGCAAAGTTTATCTTTTTTCCATCGTGCTTGTTGCCGTCATCGGCGGATTGCTGTTCGGATACGATACGGCAGTCATTTCGGGGGCAGAAAAAGGACTTCAGGCCTTCTTCATGGGAGCCGAATTTGAATATACCGACACGATGCACGGCATCACTTCCTCCAGTGCACTGATAGGCTGCATTCTGGGTAGCGCAATTTCAGGTTTTCTTGCTTCCAATCTTGGTCGCAAACGTTCCCTGTTCATAGCAGGTGTCCTGTTCTTATTGTCCGCGCTCGGTTCTTATTATCCGGAGTTCCTGTTCTTCGAGCGGGGAGTGCCCTCTTATCCGCTGCTGATTGCATTTAATCTTTATCGTATTTTAGGCGGTATCGGTGTCGGTCTGGCCTCTGCCATCTGTCCCATGTATATTGCGGAAATTGCCCCGAGCAATATTCGCGGAACATTGGTTTCCTGGAATCAGTTTGCCATTATCTTCGGTCAGCTGGTAGTTTATTTCGTGAATTTTTTGATTTTGGGCAACCATGCCAATCCCGTCATAGATTTAGTAAACGGCGTGAACCAAATTATGAATCCGGATGCAGCTGCATGGACCATTGATACCGGATGGCGCCTGATGTTCGTCAGCGAGGCTGTTCCCGCAGGACTTTTTGCCTTATTGGTGCTGTTTGTACCTGAAACACCCCGCTATCTTGCCCTATGCGGTAAAGACGTAAAGGCATTGCATGTGCTGAGCCGCATCAACGGGCTTGCTCAGGCCAAAATCATCTTGTCCGAAATCAAAGCAACAGCCGAAGAAAAAACCGAAAAGCTCTTCACGTACGGATGGATGGTTATTTTCATCGGCATCATGCTCAGCGTATTCCAGCAAGCCGTCGGCATCAATGCCGTGCTTTACTTCGCTCCGCGTATCTTCCATACAATGGGTATGGGCAATCCGATGGTACAGACTGTGATTATGGGCGTCATCAATATTTTGTTCACACTGCTGGCTGTCTTCACGGTAGAAAAATGGGGACGTAAGCCGTTGCTGATATCCGGTTCCATCGGTATGGCGATAGGAGCGTGCGGTGTGGCTCTTTGCAACTTTGCCACAGGAGTTCCGTCCATCTTTCCGGTTGTCAGCATCATGGTGTACAGCGCTTCATTCATGTTCAGCTGGGGGCCCATTTGCTGGGTACTGATTGCGGAAATCTTCCCGAACACCATCCGTGGTGCGGCAGTGGCCATTGCCGTGGCATTCCAATGGATTTTCAATTTCATCGTCTCATCCACATTTGTACCTATGTATAACATGCGGTTAGGAGAGATGGGCGACAAGTTCGGACACATGTTCGCCTATGCGCTCTACGGCATCATCTGTGTGGTGGCAGCCATCTTCGTCTGGAAGTTAGTGCCCGAGACAAAAGGCAAAACGCTGGAAGATATGACCCAATTGTGGAAAAACCGGAAAAAGTAA